From Streptomyces sp. NBC_01754, a single genomic window includes:
- a CDS encoding ABC transporter ATP-binding protein, with translation MTEQNADEPGAVPDGGPPALRLTGLHKEFGDNVAVRHIDLTVPRGSFFGLVGPNGAGKTTSLSMAVGLLRPDAGRCEVFGVDVWSDPVKAKTLLGVLPDGLSMPERLTGREVLTFIGQLRGIEPDELTRRVDELLDVMQLTGAERTLVIDYSTGMRKKIGLATALLHRPRLLVLDEPFEAVDPVSAVALKGILQDFVASGGSVILSSHVMTLVEQLCDTVAVMAGGEVVAAGPLDEVRGDSTLEEAFVRLVGADTNAREELSWLAF, from the coding sequence TTGACAGAGCAAAACGCCGACGAGCCGGGGGCCGTGCCCGACGGCGGGCCACCGGCGCTGCGGTTGACCGGCCTGCACAAGGAGTTCGGTGACAACGTCGCCGTCCGGCACATCGATCTGACTGTCCCGCGGGGCTCCTTCTTCGGTCTCGTCGGGCCCAACGGCGCCGGCAAGACCACGTCCCTGTCCATGGCCGTGGGCCTGCTGCGCCCGGACGCCGGCCGCTGCGAGGTCTTCGGCGTCGACGTCTGGTCCGACCCGGTCAAGGCCAAGACCCTGCTGGGTGTGCTGCCCGACGGTCTGTCGATGCCCGAGCGGCTCACCGGCCGCGAGGTCCTGACCTTCATCGGCCAGCTGCGCGGCATCGAGCCGGACGAGCTCACCCGGCGGGTCGACGAACTGCTGGACGTCATGCAGCTCACCGGGGCCGAGCGCACCCTCGTCATCGACTACTCCACCGGGATGCGCAAGAAGATCGGGCTCGCCACCGCGCTGCTGCACCGGCCGCGGCTGCTGGTGCTCGACGAGCCGTTCGAGGCGGTCGACCCGGTCTCGGCCGTCGCGCTCAAGGGGATCCTGCAGGACTTCGTCGCCTCCGGCGGGTCGGTCATCCTGTCCAGCCATGTCATGACCTTGGTCGAGCAGCTCTGCGACACGGTCGCCGTCATGGCCGGCGGCGAAGTCGTCGCCGCCGGGCCACTGGACGAGGTACGCGGCGACAGCACGCTCGAGGAGGCCTTCGTCCGCCTCGTCGGGGCCGACACGAACGCGAGAGAAGAGCTGTCGTGGCTGGCGTTCTGA